A genomic stretch from Candidatus Latescibacterota bacterium includes:
- a CDS encoding Rrf2 family transcriptional regulator, with the protein MFSQTVDYALRVATWLAASGGESSTSREIAEATGVPSGYLVKVLQTLRRAGLLECQRGLGGGCRLARPATEITILEVVNAIDPIRRIERCPLGREHRGETLCPLHRKMDAAIAEIEGAFSSTLLADLIVVHDDNSPLCRPSPDAGPGR; encoded by the coding sequence GTGTTTTCCCAGACCGTCGACTACGCGCTTCGCGTCGCCACCTGGCTCGCCGCCAGTGGCGGCGAGTCCAGTACATCCCGGGAAATCGCAGAGGCCACTGGGGTCCCGTCCGGCTATCTGGTCAAGGTGCTACAGACGCTGCGTCGTGCCGGGCTGCTGGAGTGCCAGCGCGGGCTGGGGGGAGGGTGCCGGCTGGCGCGCCCCGCCACCGAGATCACGATCCTCGAGGTGGTCAACGCCATCGATCCCATACGGCGGATCGAACGCTGCCCCCTGGGCCGGGAGCACCGGGGCGAGACGCTCTGCCCGCTTCACCGCAAGATGGACGCCGCGATCGCGGAGATCGAAGGTGCCTTCAGCAGCACGCTGCTTGCGGACCTGATCGTGGTCCACGACGACAACAGCCCGCTCTGCCGGCCGTCGCCGGATGCGGGCCCGGGACGCTGA